From Microcystis aeruginosa NIES-2549, a single genomic window includes:
- the hemF gene encoding oxygen-dependent coproporphyrinogen oxidase, giving the protein MTAFTTTPTLANLPASDSRSRVSEFMKSLQDEICQGLEEVDGQAKFIEDSWQRPEGGGGRSRVLREGAIFEQAGVNFSEVWGKELPPSIAKQRPEAAGHQFYATGTSMVLHPHNPYIPTVHLNYRYFEAGPVWWFGGGADLTPYYAFEEDASHFHRTFKQVCDQHHPEYYPVFKRWCDEYFYLNHRQEARGIGGIFFDYQDGLDPLYRGPFAESDAAIYSEKLSPQQPRNWEEIFSFINDCGRAFLPAYVPIVQKRHSTEYGDRERQFQLYRRGRYVEFNLVYDRGTIFGLQTNGRTESILMSLPPLVRWEYCYQPAPNTPEAKLYDVFLKPQDWVNWQG; this is encoded by the coding sequence ATGACTGCATTCACCACAACCCCCACCCTTGCCAATTTACCCGCCAGTGACAGCCGTAGCCGCGTCAGTGAATTTATGAAATCCCTACAGGATGAAATTTGTCAGGGATTAGAAGAAGTGGATGGACAAGCAAAATTTATCGAAGATAGTTGGCAACGGCCCGAAGGTGGCGGCGGACGTTCGCGAGTTTTGCGGGAAGGGGCAATTTTTGAACAAGCAGGGGTGAATTTTTCGGAAGTTTGGGGGAAAGAATTACCTCCTAGCATTGCCAAACAACGGCCCGAGGCTGCCGGTCATCAATTTTATGCCACGGGAACCTCGATGGTCTTGCATCCTCACAATCCTTATATTCCCACGGTTCACCTCAATTATCGCTATTTTGAAGCCGGTCCAGTTTGGTGGTTTGGCGGCGGTGCCGATTTAACTCCCTACTATGCTTTTGAAGAAGATGCTAGTCATTTTCATCGCACTTTTAAACAGGTTTGCGACCAACATCATCCTGAATATTATCCCGTTTTTAAACGCTGGTGTGATGAATATTTTTATCTCAATCATCGTCAGGAAGCCAGAGGCATCGGCGGGATTTTCTTTGATTACCAAGACGGTTTAGACCCTCTCTATCGGGGTCCTTTTGCCGAAAGTGATGCCGCTATCTATTCAGAAAAATTATCTCCCCAACAACCCCGCAACTGGGAAGAAATTTTTAGTTTTATTAATGACTGTGGCCGAGCTTTTCTACCCGCTTACGTTCCCATTGTCCAGAAACGCCACTCGACGGAATACGGTGACAGAGAACGTCAGTTTCAACTCTATCGTCGCGGTCGTTATGTAGAATTTAATTTAGTTTATGATCGTGGCACAATTTTTGGGCTGCAAACTAACGGTCGTACCGAGTCGATTTTGATGTCTTTACCTCCTTTAGTCCGTTGGGAATACTGTTATCAACCTGCACCCAATACCCCAGAAGCAAAACTCTATGATGTCTTCCTAAAACCCCAAGATTGGGTTAATTGGCAAGGTTAA
- the tilS gene encoding tRNA lysidine(34) synthetase TilS yields MANFWTPLHTRLETTVKKGQLLPKNASLLVALSAGQDSLCLGQLLLDLRSRWGWQLAIAHCDHRWSQDRGLVDHVRKIAEIWQLPVYIATAPPMAETEAKARQWRYQALQTIAQEQGFNYLLTAHTRSDRAETFLYNLMRGAGSDGLSALTWLTSLTPDIFLVRPLLNVTREETFAFCQSRELPIWYDLANENLRYARNRIRRELLPYLQTNLNPQIEKHLAQTAEILEAESDYLDSIARDIFRQVIDLDQQRLDRSPLQILPLAIQRRVIRLFLAQYLPSSPNFAEVESVVNLITGVNRDATSSLTGKIQVEVQQNWLYISYQ; encoded by the coding sequence TTGGCTAATTTTTGGACACCTCTCCATACTCGTCTGGAAACCACAGTCAAAAAGGGACAATTACTACCTAAAAATGCGTCTCTGTTAGTGGCATTGTCGGCAGGCCAGGATTCTCTCTGTTTAGGTCAATTATTGCTGGATTTGCGCTCTCGTTGGGGTTGGCAACTAGCGATCGCTCATTGTGATCACCGTTGGTCCCAGGACCGAGGATTAGTGGATCATGTGCGTAAAATCGCCGAAATTTGGCAATTACCCGTTTATATTGCCACCGCACCCCCCATGGCGGAAACGGAAGCCAAGGCCCGACAATGGCGTTATCAAGCTTTACAAACAATCGCCCAAGAACAGGGTTTTAATTATCTTCTCACGGCACACACGAGGAGCGATCGAGCGGAAACTTTTCTTTATAATCTCATGCGCGGGGCGGGTAGTGATGGACTTTCTGCCTTAACTTGGTTGACAAGTTTAACCCCAGATATTTTTTTAGTCCGTCCCCTCTTAAATGTCACTCGCGAGGAAACTTTCGCTTTTTGTCAAAGTCGAGAATTACCGATCTGGTACGATCTAGCTAATGAAAATTTACGCTATGCTCGCAATCGCATCCGTCGGGAATTATTACCCTACCTGCAAACTAATTTAAATCCCCAAATTGAAAAACATCTCGCCCAAACTGCCGAAATTTTGGAGGCAGAAAGCGATTATTTAGATAGTATTGCCCGGGATATTTTTCGTCAGGTTATCGATCTAGATCAACAAAGACTCGATCGCTCCCCTTTACAAATTCTACCTCTAGCGATACAAAGACGAGTGATTCGTTTATTTTTAGCTCAATATTTACCCTCATCCCCTAATTTCGCCGAAGTTGAGTCAGTGGTTAATCTCATTACTGGTGTTAATCGCGATGCCACTTCTTCCTTAACCGGCAAAATTCAGGTAGAAGTACAACAAAATTGGCTATATATCAGTTATCAGTGA
- a CDS encoding ATP-dependent helicase, whose translation MSETKVINRENLLVNLRQQLRAGQQELADWQGGKMAISAVPGAGKSHSLAVAAAMVIAREQLHAKKQLIIVTYTRSAAASIKAKIKQRLQDLQLSAQGFSVQTLHGLALQLARRYPELSGLDLESSTLVIPTPSHRIIRNSVEKWLIADPIRYQKLLEGVEFDGEETERLRRQSVLRTEILPSLAYTAIHELKSSGLSPQQVWELSHYTEDNYQILAIASGLYQQYEILMRQKNYIDYDDMILGALRVLEEEKIRRQWQKSVFGVFEDEAQDSSPLQEKLITILAKNNDGEIPNLIRVGDPNQAINSTFTPADPVYFNWFCESCQNEGNLSTMNQAGRSNTKIIEAANLVLQWVDRDWKQGKDNHKVTEAPFRVQAILPVSAEDPQPNPVKEGKGLEIYQPDDIYQTVELIEKRLVKLLQENPQHNAAILVRENRQGHFFAQKFAHFYKSYQIRIFEANEIDRFSQIPAEMLKLLAFVERPHSPDYLKAALEVLQLRGLITAQDLNPLVTYPEQFLYPTPLDPELKSNEKIARRYCCSLLKARLELPHYQLLSFFAMTLQYSGSELATLQKLTARIYQETAGNSSLKNTINTLNEIIASERFEGVEEDNDDCYTRPGQLTIITMHKAKGLDWNYVFIPFLHEDIIPGKPWVPNGAKFLGDFTLAEVARAQIRAAVHQRYLNPDSIPIIPPPLSAWLEAGQLKKAEEYRLLYVAMTRAKRLLWMSSEKKAPFRWNTFRGDESSQLQDKNPCPVFPVLINAFPDSFCV comes from the coding sequence ATGAGCGAAACTAAAGTAATTAATCGAGAAAATTTACTGGTAAATCTCCGGCAACAACTGCGAGCCGGACAACAGGAATTAGCCGATTGGCAAGGGGGAAAAATGGCCATTTCTGCGGTGCCGGGAGCGGGAAAATCCCACAGTTTGGCCGTAGCTGCCGCCATGGTTATTGCTCGTGAGCAACTTCATGCTAAAAAACAGTTAATTATTGTCACCTACACGCGCTCGGCTGCCGCTAGTATTAAAGCTAAAATTAAACAACGCTTGCAAGATTTACAACTTTCGGCCCAAGGTTTCAGCGTCCAAACTCTGCACGGACTGGCTCTACAATTGGCCCGTCGTTACCCGGAATTATCGGGATTAGACCTCGAATCTTCTACCTTAGTTATTCCGACTCCTAGCCACAGAATTATTAGAAACTCGGTGGAAAAATGGCTAATTGCCGACCCAATTCGTTATCAAAAGTTATTAGAAGGAGTGGAATTTGATGGGGAAGAAACAGAAAGATTACGCCGTCAATCGGTGCTGAGAACCGAAATTTTACCTAGTCTTGCCTATACGGCCATTCATGAGCTAAAAAGTTCGGGATTATCACCGCAGCAAGTCTGGGAATTAAGCCACTATACCGAAGATAATTATCAAATTCTCGCTATTGCTAGTGGTTTGTACCAACAGTATGAAATCCTGATGCGTCAGAAAAACTATATAGATTATGATGACATGATTTTAGGAGCCTTGCGAGTATTAGAGGAAGAAAAAATTCGCCGACAATGGCAAAAATCTGTCTTTGGAGTCTTTGAAGATGAGGCACAGGATTCTAGTCCTCTCCAAGAAAAACTAATTACTATTTTAGCAAAAAATAATGACGGGGAAATACCTAATTTAATTCGCGTCGGCGATCCCAATCAAGCCATTAATTCTACCTTTACCCCCGCCGATCCTGTTTACTTTAATTGGTTTTGTGAAAGTTGTCAAAACGAAGGCAATTTATCCACTATGAACCAAGCAGGTCGCAGCAATACTAAAATTATCGAAGCTGCTAATTTAGTGTTACAATGGGTCGATCGAGATTGGAAACAGGGAAAAGATAATCATAAAGTTACCGAGGCTCCTTTTCGAGTTCAAGCGATTCTTCCCGTCAGCGCCGAAGATCCCCAACCTAATCCAGTCAAGGAGGGAAAAGGATTAGAAATTTATCAACCCGATGACATTTATCAAACAGTAGAATTAATTGAAAAACGTCTAGTTAAATTACTCCAAGAAAATCCTCAACATAATGCCGCTATCCTCGTTAGAGAAAATCGACAAGGACACTTTTTTGCTCAAAAATTCGCCCATTTTTATAAAAGTTATCAAATCAGAATTTTTGAAGCTAATGAGATCGATCGCTTTTCCCAAATTCCCGCCGAAATGCTGAAACTATTGGCTTTTGTCGAACGTCCCCACTCTCCCGATTATCTGAAAGCGGCCTTAGAAGTGCTACAATTGAGGGGTTTAATTACTGCCCAAGACTTAAATCCTTTAGTTACCTATCCCGAACAATTTCTTTATCCCACTCCCCTCGATCCTGAACTGAAATCTAACGAAAAAATCGCCCGTCGTTATTGCTGCAGTTTACTAAAAGCTAGATTAGAATTACCCCATTATCAACTCCTGTCTTTTTTCGCTATGACTCTCCAATATTCGGGGTCAGAATTAGCCACATTGCAAAAATTAACCGCCCGTATTTATCAGGAAACTGCTGGTAATAGTTCTCTCAAAAATACAATTAATACTCTTAATGAAATTATCGCCTCTGAGCGCTTTGAAGGAGTGGAAGAAGATAACGACGATTGTTATACTCGTCCCGGACAACTGACGATTATTACTATGCACAAAGCCAAGGGTTTAGACTGGAATTATGTTTTTATTCCCTTTCTTCACGAAGATATTATCCCTGGCAAACCTTGGGTCCCCAATGGGGCGAAATTTTTGGGAGATTTTACCCTCGCAGAAGTGGCCCGGGCGCAAATTCGAGCAGCGGTTCATCAACGCTATTTAAACCCCGACAGCATACCAATTATTCCCCCACCTTTAAGCGCTTGGTTAGAAGCTGGACAACTTAAAAAAGCTGAAGAATACCGACTTTTGTATGTAGCGATGACACGAGCAAAAAGACTTTTATGGATGTCGAGTGAAAAAAAAGCTCCCTTCCGTTGGAACACTTTTCGCGGAGATGAAAGTAGTCAATTACAGGATAAAAATCCCTGTCCTGTCTTTCCTGTTTTAATCAATGCTTTCCCCGATTCTTTCTGTGTTTAA
- a CDS encoding DUF6737 family protein — MSNSKSSSVWDHKPRWCQPWSILLTGITLIAGCWFLTQRLWLTLLLSIPILLWWFVFLILYPRTMQQQLNTERIGESID, encoded by the coding sequence ATGTCTAACTCGAAATCTAGTAGCGTTTGGGACCACAAACCCCGTTGGTGTCAACCTTGGTCGATTTTATTGACAGGAATTACCCTAATTGCTGGGTGTTGGTTTTTAACTCAGCGTCTCTGGTTAACCCTACTCCTATCTATTCCTATACTCCTCTGGTGGTTTGTCTTTCTAATTCTTTATCCGAGGACGATGCAGCAACAGTTAAACACAGAAAGAATCGGGGAAAGCATTGATTAA
- a CDS encoding 4-hydroxybenzoate solanesyltransferase encodes MTISQPDLEPTWMTIIRLLRWDKPAGRLILMIPALWAVFLAADGVPPLPLIGVIILGTLATSAAGCVVNDLWDRDIDPQVDRTRNRPLAARALSIKVGLIIALIAFFCAAILALYLNFLSFCLCVAAVPLIICYPLAKRFFPVPQLVLSLAWGFAVLICWSAVTGALNSNTFILWGAVIFWTLAFDTIYALSDREDDLKVGINSSAIFFGKYAPEAVGVFFALTVGLLAWEGQKMQLSAFFWLGLGLAAIAWLRQYRLLRQSDLPKPVYGQMFGQNVWVGFILLAAMIGGSLY; translated from the coding sequence ATGACTATATCCCAACCCGATCTAGAACCCACTTGGATGACGATTATTCGCCTCTTGCGCTGGGATAAACCCGCCGGTAGGTTAATTTTGATGATTCCCGCTTTATGGGCGGTATTTTTGGCGGCAGACGGTGTGCCACCGCTACCCTTGATCGGGGTGATCATTTTGGGAACTTTGGCTACTAGCGCCGCCGGCTGTGTGGTTAACGATCTTTGGGATCGGGATATTGATCCACAGGTTGATCGCACTCGTAACCGTCCTTTAGCGGCCAGAGCTTTATCGATCAAGGTTGGTTTGATTATCGCTCTAATTGCTTTCTTTTGCGCCGCAATTTTAGCTTTATATCTCAATTTCCTGAGTTTTTGCCTATGTGTAGCCGCCGTTCCCTTGATTATCTGCTATCCTCTCGCCAAGCGTTTTTTTCCTGTACCCCAATTGGTTCTTTCTCTCGCTTGGGGTTTTGCGGTTTTAATCTGTTGGAGTGCCGTCACTGGGGCGTTAAATAGTAATACATTTATATTATGGGGAGCGGTGATTTTTTGGACATTGGCATTTGATACAATTTATGCTCTGTCCGATCGAGAGGATGATCTCAAGGTTGGTATTAACTCTAGTGCCATATTTTTCGGCAAATACGCCCCGGAAGCCGTGGGGGTCTTTTTTGCCCTAACAGTGGGTTTATTGGCTTGGGAGGGGCAAAAAATGCAGTTATCAGCCTTTTTTTGGCTAGGGTTGGGTCTAGCGGCGATCGCTTGGTTGCGTCAATACCGGCTGTTACGTCAATCGGATTTACCTAAACCAGTTTATGGTCAAATGTTCGGTCAAAATGTTTGGGTCGGTTTTATTTTATTAGCGGCTATGATTGGGGGAAGTTTGTATTAA
- a CDS encoding DUF427 domain-containing protein, with the protein MFRPQPIPAKAGQESVWDYPRPPRLELSPKHLKIIFNGVIIADTKSSYRVLETSHPPVYYLPPQDIKMEYLQATAEKSFCEWKGLAGYYNITVGDQQAINAAWYYPDPTPEFQAIKNYLAFYPAKMTACYADGELVQPQPGNFYGGWITSDVVGPFKGVPNSWGW; encoded by the coding sequence ATGTTTCGTCCCCAACCGATACCAGCAAAAGCAGGACAGGAATCCGTCTGGGATTATCCTCGTCCCCCGCGCCTAGAATTATCGCCTAAACACCTAAAAATTATCTTTAATGGGGTGATAATTGCCGATACTAAAAGCAGTTATCGAGTTCTAGAAACCAGTCATCCTCCAGTTTATTATCTACCGCCCCAAGATATTAAAATGGAATACCTGCAAGCCACAGCAGAAAAGTCTTTTTGTGAGTGGAAAGGTCTAGCCGGATATTACAATATCACAGTTGGCGACCAACAGGCAATTAACGCCGCTTGGTATTATCCGGACCCGACACCAGAGTTTCAGGCAATTAAGAATTATCTGGCTTTTTATCCTGCCAAAATGACCGCTTGTTATGCCGATGGGGAATTAGTACAACCGCAACCGGGCAACTTTTACGGGGGATGGATAACCTCCGATGTGGTTGGTCCGTTTAAAGGCGTTCCCAATAGTTGGGGCTGGTAA
- a CDS encoding DUF1499 domain-containing protein → MTETSDTVKKSFRLTPFIFLGILLIWLGIRLIAPDSVSLFAGTRPDYLGVREGKLAPCPVTPNCVSSQSQDQAHAIEPLSYQGSGEKAIEQLAKIIASQPRTKIINQDSNYLYAEFSSQWMGFVDDLEFSLNPSKNAIDVRSASRLGESDLNVNRERVETLRKLFSVISDQ, encoded by the coding sequence ATGACTGAAACTTCCGACACGGTAAAAAAATCTTTCCGGCTAACCCCGTTTATTTTCCTGGGAATACTGCTCATCTGGCTAGGAATTAGGTTAATTGCTCCCGATAGCGTCAGTTTATTCGCCGGTACTCGTCCCGATTATTTGGGAGTCAGGGAAGGTAAACTGGCCCCTTGTCCGGTCACTCCTAATTGTGTTAGTAGTCAGAGTCAGGATCAGGCTCATGCGATCGAACCCCTTAGTTATCAGGGTAGCGGTGAAAAAGCGATCGAGCAATTAGCTAAAATTATCGCCTCCCAACCGAGAACTAAAATTATTAACCAAGATAGTAACTATCTCTACGCCGAATTTAGCAGTCAATGGATGGGATTTGTCGATGATCTAGAATTTTCTCTTAATCCTAGCAAAAATGCGATCGATGTTCGCTCGGCCTCCCGGTTAGGAGAATCGGATTTAAATGTCAATCGAGAACGAGTGGAAACCCTGAGAAAACTCTTTTCAGTGATCAGTGATCAGTAA
- a CDS encoding SRPBCC family protein, producing the protein MSSCQVFEQSIQIKASATTVERCITDLELMRRWLNPVLVCEPIGDWKTDIGGRSRFLIQIPLIQPTLKSTVIEREPGLIVWQFEGFFRGCDRWECQPNDGGTCLINRFEFAIPNPVVGWGFQQFAAKWTKKDMEAQLRRLKRVAEEIYLLSATS; encoded by the coding sequence ATGTCATCTTGTCAAGTATTTGAACAATCAATTCAGATTAAAGCTAGTGCCACGACGGTGGAGCGTTGTATCACGGATTTAGAGTTAATGCGTCGTTGGTTGAATCCGGTGTTAGTTTGTGAACCTATCGGCGATTGGAAGACCGATATCGGTGGGAGAAGTCGTTTTTTGATTCAAATCCCCCTAATTCAGCCAACGCTAAAAAGTACGGTGATTGAGAGGGAACCGGGGTTAATTGTCTGGCAATTTGAAGGCTTTTTTCGCGGCTGCGATCGCTGGGAATGTCAACCCAATGATGGCGGCACTTGTCTAATCAATCGTTTTGAGTTTGCGATTCCTAATCCGGTTGTGGGGTGGGGATTCCAGCAATTCGCCGCCAAATGGACTAAAAAGGATATGGAAGCGCAATTAAGACGCTTAAAAAGAGTAGCTGAGGAAATTTATCTACTTTCAGCAACAAGTTAA
- a CDS encoding transglutaminase TgpA family protein — translation MVSSAARPKPSLKTLWQKIESFPLPETEESIILRILVQALVIVGIIATDVATDSYTSIWAVPLSIIGGIWSWRRRKKRNIGAKFCIAIGMLVVLALFLGNIVAMQDSRIALTQLLIQLQILHSFDLPRRKDLGYSMVIGLILLGVAGTISETLAFAPWLILFLFLSLPTLVLDYRSRLGLDNLNQSLPFFSKKSPRLATKKLVSPQNSSLSPKRFGIFFLTILLLGLTIFALMPRFPGYQIQSFPVNSPEGMENQDFEQGDRQIVNPGYVREGETGKGGVNGGNSPTTGSGQLDSTFYYGFNPQINQNLRGSMTPQTVMRVRSQAPGFWRAMAFDRYTGQGWQISRDQELEDLNRSSWSYRFFVPLPATQAKTHQVVQTYSIVSSLPNIIPALTSPQFLFFPTRQVSLDRENSLRSPGGLAEGLTYTVISQVPERNRSQLRSAPETYPKSILNYYLQIPAEIAPKVRRKTEELLAKSPTPLTSPYEKALYLAQALKQNYELKTDLPFLAKNEDLVSAFLFRFQGGYADHFSSVLTIMLRSIGIPARLATGFAPGQFNPFTGFYVVQNTDAYAITEVFFPGYGWYTFDPIPGHELIPPSFEQAEPFSVLKQFWQWVAGWLPSPVTGFLGLIWENVIVTIGQLLAWLWRFISGSLFGGILGGLVGVVLAYAGWLGWRQFHRWRRGRKLAKLPPIERLYQQMLGILTEAGYGKHPAQTPLEYATAARSVQPPPVANIIEEIARAYVDWRYGGKSANIERLRQRFREFVKLVKK, via the coding sequence ATGGTTAGCAGTGCCGCTCGTCCAAAACCTTCCTTAAAAACCCTCTGGCAAAAGATAGAATCTTTTCCCCTACCAGAAACCGAGGAATCGATTATTTTAAGAATTCTGGTGCAAGCTTTAGTAATCGTCGGTATTATCGCCACCGATGTGGCTACCGATAGTTATACCAGTATTTGGGCCGTTCCTCTCAGTATTATCGGCGGAATCTGGAGTTGGCGACGCAGGAAAAAGCGCAATATCGGGGCAAAATTTTGTATAGCGATCGGAATGTTGGTAGTGTTGGCGCTATTCTTGGGTAATATCGTTGCGATGCAGGATAGTCGCATTGCCCTAACACAATTATTAATTCAATTACAAATTCTCCATAGTTTTGACCTGCCCCGACGCAAAGATTTAGGGTATTCTATGGTAATCGGTTTAATTCTCTTGGGAGTCGCCGGGACAATCTCCGAAACCCTCGCTTTTGCGCCTTGGTTAATCCTCTTTCTGTTTTTATCCCTACCTACCCTAGTTTTAGACTACCGTTCTCGTTTAGGTTTAGATAATCTCAATCAGAGTCTCCCTTTCTTCTCAAAGAAATCCCCGCGTCTAGCCACAAAAAAATTAGTTTCCCCGCAAAATTCTTCCCTTTCTCCCAAACGTTTTGGGATTTTCTTTCTGACAATTCTCCTCTTGGGATTGACAATTTTTGCTCTGATGCCGCGTTTTCCGGGTTATCAAATTCAATCTTTTCCCGTCAATAGTCCCGAAGGTATGGAAAATCAGGATTTTGAACAGGGAGACAGACAAATCGTTAACCCCGGCTATGTGCGCGAGGGTGAAACGGGGAAGGGTGGCGTAAATGGCGGTAATAGTCCCACTACAGGGTCAGGACAGTTAGATTCTACCTTTTATTACGGTTTTAACCCTCAAATTAACCAAAATTTGCGGGGAAGTATGACTCCCCAGACAGTCATGCGGGTACGTTCCCAAGCCCCCGGATTCTGGCGGGCCATGGCCTTTGATCGCTATACTGGTCAAGGGTGGCAAATCTCGCGAGATCAAGAATTAGAGGATTTAAATCGCAGTAGTTGGTCCTACCGCTTTTTTGTGCCACTACCCGCAACCCAAGCAAAAACCCATCAGGTAGTCCAAACCTACAGCATTGTCTCTAGTTTACCGAATATTATCCCTGCTCTTACTTCGCCTCAGTTTCTCTTTTTTCCTACCCGACAGGTATCTTTGGACCGAGAAAATAGCTTAAGGTCGCCGGGGGGATTAGCAGAAGGGCTAACTTATACTGTAATCTCACAAGTGCCAGAACGCAATCGCAGCCAACTGCGATCGGCCCCAGAAACTTACCCTAAGTCTATTCTCAACTATTATTTACAAATTCCTGCCGAAATTGCCCCGAAAGTCCGCCGAAAAACCGAGGAATTGCTGGCCAAATCTCCCACACCTTTAACCTCTCCCTACGAGAAGGCCCTATATTTGGCCCAAGCATTGAAGCAAAACTATGAATTAAAAACCGATTTGCCCTTTTTAGCCAAAAATGAGGATTTAGTCTCGGCCTTTTTGTTTCGTTTTCAGGGGGGTTACGCCGATCATTTTTCCAGCGTGTTAACGATTATGTTACGCTCGATCGGTATTCCTGCCCGATTAGCCACCGGTTTTGCCCCTGGCCAGTTTAATCCTTTCACTGGCTTTTATGTTGTCCAAAATACGGACGCTTACGCCATCACAGAGGTGTTTTTCCCTGGTTACGGTTGGTACACTTTCGATCCTATCCCGGGCCACGAATTAATTCCCCCATCCTTTGAGCAAGCGGAACCTTTTAGCGTCCTCAAGCAATTTTGGCAATGGGTAGCCGGATGGTTGCCTTCCCCAGTAACGGGTTTTCTCGGTCTGATTTGGGAAAATGTTATCGTTACCATCGGTCAGTTATTGGCATGGTTATGGCGCTTTATTTCTGGCAGTCTTTTCGGGGGAATTCTCGGTGGTTTAGTGGGGGTCGTCCTCGCTTACGCTGGTTGGTTAGGATGGCGACAGTTCCATCGTTGGCGTCGGGGTCGTAAGTTGGCAAAACTACCACCAATCGAGCGTTTATACCAGCAAATGTTAGGAATCTTAACAGAAGCCGGTTATGGTAAACATCCCGCTCAAACTCCTTTAGAATACGCCACCGCCGCCCGCAGCGTCCAACCGCCGCCAGTGGCGAATATTATCGAGGAGATTGCTCGCGCCTACGTTGATTGGCGTTATGGCGGGAAATCGGCTAATATTGAGAGATTACGCCAACGTTTTCGAGAATTTGTCAAGTTGGTGAAAAAGTGA
- a CDS encoding phycocyanobilin:ferredoxin oxidoreductase gives MIAVTNPEILPLLHPLIGQLATAILSQWENYLDLSPFELPEGLGYVEGRLEGEKLIIENRCYQTPQFRKMHLELAKLGNGLDILHCVMFPRPEYPLPMFGCDIVSGKAGISAAIVDLSPTSGDKTLSSAYNEALAALPGADFAQARDLPPWGHIFSEYCLFIRPETAAEERQFLQRVTDFLTIHCKCAKESQPLSGEEARIYLQGQRDYCSQQQKNDKTRRVLEKAFGWEWAERYMTGVLFDLPD, from the coding sequence ATGATAGCCGTTACCAACCCTGAAATTTTACCGTTACTTCATCCCCTGATTGGACAATTAGCCACAGCAATTTTGTCCCAGTGGGAAAATTATCTTGATTTGTCGCCCTTTGAGTTGCCGGAAGGTTTAGGCTATGTGGAGGGACGTTTAGAAGGGGAAAAATTAATTATCGAGAATCGCTGCTATCAAACCCCCCAGTTCCGCAAAATGCACCTAGAACTGGCTAAACTGGGCAATGGTTTGGATATCCTTCACTGTGTCATGTTCCCCCGTCCAGAATATCCGCTGCCGATGTTTGGATGTGATATAGTCTCCGGCAAAGCGGGAATCAGTGCCGCTATTGTGGATCTTTCTCCCACCAGTGGCGATAAAACTCTCTCTAGTGCCTATAATGAGGCTTTAGCGGCTTTACCTGGGGCCGATTTCGCCCAAGCTCGTGATTTGCCTCCTTGGGGTCATATTTTCTCCGAATATTGTCTGTTTATTCGTCCCGAAACCGCCGCCGAGGAACGACAATTTTTACAAAGAGTTACAGATTTCTTGACAATTCACTGCAAATGTGCTAAGGAAAGTCAGCCTCTTTCCGGGGAAGAAGCGCGCATTTATTTACAGGGACAACGGGATTATTGTAGTCAACAGCAGAAAAACGATAAAACTCGGCGTGTACTAGAAAAAGCCTTCGGTTGGGAATGGGCAGAGCGTTATATGACGGGCGTTCTCTTTGATTTGCCCGATTAA